One Borreliella chilensis DNA window includes the following coding sequences:
- a CDS encoding tyrosyl-tRNA synthetase: protein MNLALSILHKRGFLKQCTSLKVLSDLMDREKIVFYAGVDATSSSLHIGHLIPFLAMMHLGKYGHIPIVLIGDSTAKIGDPSGKSEMRKILSSEEINNNALSIKNQLQRITNFSSRCFINNSNWLDNLNYIEFLRDIGVHFSVNRMLSFETYKRRLDFGLSFIEFNYQLLQSYDYYMLNKMKNCRLQIGGDDQWGNIISGVDLLRRKFGIEAFGLTFPLITRSDGKKMGKSEKGAVYLDSNLYSIYDFYQYFRNTSDSDVKTFLYLFTFLEEDEIELISNFKGNALNKAKEILAFEVTKIVHGEVEALKAQAAAFAAFRGSGDRSNIPFFKFSFSGLEEGVLLIDLMLDSKIVSSKSEGRRLINSGGVYINGKRIENQNHCLIGKDFNNNEIELRVGKKKFLRIVL from the coding sequence ATGAATCTTGCTTTGAGTATTTTACATAAGCGTGGATTTTTAAAGCAATGCACATCTTTAAAAGTTTTAAGTGATTTAATGGATAGAGAAAAAATAGTTTTTTATGCAGGAGTTGACGCAACATCTAGTTCTCTTCATATTGGTCATTTGATTCCTTTTTTAGCAATGATGCATCTTGGAAAATATGGCCACATACCAATTGTTTTGATTGGAGATTCTACAGCTAAAATAGGTGATCCTTCTGGGAAAAGTGAAATGAGAAAGATTTTATCCTCAGAAGAGATTAACAATAATGCTTTGTCGATAAAAAATCAACTTCAAAGAATTACAAATTTTAGTTCAAGATGTTTTATTAACAATTCAAATTGGTTAGATAATCTCAATTATATTGAATTTTTAAGAGACATTGGCGTTCATTTTTCTGTTAATCGTATGTTGAGCTTTGAAACTTATAAAAGAAGGCTAGATTTTGGACTTTCATTTATTGAGTTTAATTATCAGCTTTTACAGTCTTATGATTATTATATGCTTAATAAAATGAAAAATTGTCGACTTCAAATTGGTGGTGATGATCAATGGGGGAATATCATCTCGGGTGTCGATTTGCTTAGAAGAAAATTTGGAATAGAAGCTTTTGGGCTTACGTTCCCATTGATTACAAGAAGTGATGGGAAAAAGATGGGCAAATCAGAAAAAGGTGCTGTTTATCTTGATTCTAATCTTTACAGTATCTATGATTTTTATCAGTATTTTAGAAATACTTCAGATTCTGATGTAAAAACTTTTTTATACCTTTTTACTTTTTTAGAAGAAGATGAGATTGAGTTAATTTCAAATTTTAAGGGTAATGCTTTGAATAAAGCCAAAGAGATTTTGGCTTTTGAGGTAACCAAAATTGTTCATGGAGAAGTAGAAGCTTTAAAAGCTCAAGCGGCGGCCTTTGCAGCATTTAGAGGGAGCGGAGATAGAAGCAATATTCCTTTTTTTAAATTTAGTTTTTCTGGTTTAGAAGAAGGAGTATTGTTGATTGATTTAATGCTAGATTCAAAAATTGTGTCTAGCAAGTCAGAAGGCAGAAGATTAATTAATTCTGGAGGGGTATATATTAATGGTAAAAGGATAGAAAATCAGAATCATTGTCTTATTGGAAAGGATTTTAATAACAATGAAATTGAGCTAAGAGTAGGTAAAAAAAAATTTTTACGAATTGTTTTATAG
- a CDS encoding glycine-tRNA synthetase subunit beta, with amino-acid sequence MVRMEDIISLAKRKGFVFQSSEVYGGLSGAWDYGPLGVELKENIKREWWKSMVYLHENIVGLDSAIFMRPEIWKASGHVDGFSDSMVDCKDCKGRFRSDFVDLSKNCPNCKVGNNFTSPRSFNLMFETHIGVVEGSSSEIYLRPETAQGIFVNFRNVLDSSRLKVPFGIAQVGKAFRNEIVTKNFIFRTCEFEQMEMQFFVHPKQIDEWFCYWKQNRMNFFVETLKIRPDRLRFKAHDSTQLAHYAKSAFDIEYEFPFGFQEVEGIHNRGNYDLTQHSKFSNKPKIFEYHDLLTKERYVPYVIETSVGLTRSVLMTLCDAYSEENLSDGDKRIVLRLHPKLAPYKIAIFPLVKKAELVEIARRIYIELCDDFHIFYDDGGTIGKRYRRQDEIGTPYCVTVDYNTIEDETVTVRERNNMTQKRIFINDLYSYIKTEILNYKEDFNK; translated from the coding sequence ATGGTTAGAATGGAAGATATTATTTCTCTTGCAAAAAGAAAAGGATTTGTATTTCAGTCTTCAGAGGTTTACGGAGGCCTTTCTGGAGCCTGGGATTATGGTCCTTTGGGAGTTGAACTTAAGGAAAATATAAAAAGAGAGTGGTGGAAAAGCATGGTGTATTTGCATGAAAATATTGTGGGTTTAGATAGTGCGATTTTTATGCGACCTGAAATTTGGAAAGCATCAGGGCATGTTGATGGTTTTTCAGATTCTATGGTTGATTGCAAAGATTGCAAAGGTAGATTTAGGTCAGATTTTGTTGATTTGTCAAAAAATTGTCCGAATTGCAAAGTTGGGAATAATTTTACCTCTCCAAGAAGTTTTAATTTAATGTTTGAGACTCATATTGGGGTAGTAGAGGGTAGTTCTAGTGAAATTTATTTAAGACCCGAAACAGCACAAGGAATTTTCGTTAATTTTAGGAATGTTTTGGATTCTTCAAGACTTAAGGTTCCTTTTGGTATTGCTCAGGTTGGTAAAGCGTTTAGAAATGAGATAGTTACGAAAAATTTTATATTTAGAACTTGTGAATTTGAACAAATGGAAATGCAATTTTTTGTTCATCCTAAACAAATAGATGAATGGTTTTGTTATTGGAAGCAAAATAGAATGAATTTTTTTGTAGAAACTCTTAAGATTAGGCCTGATAGATTAAGATTTAAGGCTCATGACTCAACTCAACTTGCTCATTATGCAAAATCTGCATTTGATATTGAATATGAATTTCCGTTTGGATTTCAAGAAGTAGAAGGTATTCATAACAGGGGTAATTATGATTTAACTCAGCATTCTAAATTTTCTAACAAACCTAAAATATTTGAGTATCATGATTTATTGACAAAAGAAAGATATGTGCCTTATGTTATTGAAACTTCTGTTGGGCTTACAAGGTCTGTTCTAATGACCCTTTGTGATGCTTATTCTGAGGAGAATCTTTCAGATGGAGATAAGCGTATTGTTCTTCGATTGCATCCCAAGTTGGCTCCTTATAAGATTGCGATATTCCCTCTTGTAAAAAAAGCTGAGCTTGTAGAGATTGCTAGAAGGATTTATATAGAACTTTGTGATGATTTTCATATATTTTACGACGATGGTGGAACAATAGGCAAAAGGTATAGACGCCAAGACGAAATAGGGACTCCTTATTGTGTAACAGTAGATTACAATACTATCGAAGATGAAACAGTTACGGTTAGAGAGAGAAATAATATGACTCAGAAGAGAATTTTTATTAATGATTTATATTCATACATTAAAACAGAGATTTTAAATTACAAAGAGGATTTTAATAAATGA
- a CDS encoding glutamyl-tRNA synthetase: MSIRVRYAPSPTGLQHIGGIRTALFNYFFAKSCGGKFLLRIEDTDQSRYSPEAENDLYSSLKWLGISFDEGPVVGGDYAPYVQSQRSVIYKRYAKDLIESGRAYYCYCSPERLERIKKIQNINKMPPGYDRHCRNLSDSEVENLLTQKIAPVVRFKIPLEGETSFDDILLGKITWANKDISPDPVILKSDGLPTYHLANVIDDYLMKITHVLRAQEWVSSGPLHVLLYKAFKWDLPIYCHLPMVMGNDGQKLSKRHGSTALRQFIEDGYLPEAIINYVTLLGWSYDDKREFFSKKDLEQFFLIERINKSPAIFDYHKLDFFNSHYIREKKDEDLFNLLLPFFQKKGYVSKLGTLEEVQKLKLLVPLIKSRIKKLSDALNMAKFFYEDIKSWNLDEFLGKKKTANDVYSILELIKPILEGFEKRSSEENDKIFYDFAEKNGFKLGEILLPIRIAVLGSKVSPPLFDSLKLIGKSEVFKRIKLAQEFLRINV; the protein is encoded by the coding sequence TTGAGTATAAGAGTTCGTTATGCGCCTTCTCCAACGGGTTTGCAACATATTGGTGGGATTAGAACAGCTTTGTTTAATTATTTTTTTGCAAAGTCTTGTGGGGGTAAATTTTTACTTAGAATTGAGGATACAGATCAGAGTAGATATTCTCCAGAAGCTGAAAATGATCTTTATTCAAGTCTTAAGTGGCTTGGTATTTCTTTCGATGAAGGTCCTGTTGTGGGGGGTGATTATGCTCCTTATGTTCAGTCTCAAAGAAGTGTGATATATAAGCGATATGCTAAAGATTTAATTGAATCTGGGCGCGCTTATTATTGTTATTGTAGTCCTGAAAGGTTGGAAAGGATTAAGAAAATTCAAAATATTAATAAGATGCCGCCTGGATATGATAGGCATTGTAGGAATTTAAGTGATAGTGAAGTTGAAAATTTACTAACTCAAAAAATTGCACCTGTTGTCAGATTTAAAATTCCTTTAGAAGGAGAGACTAGCTTTGATGATATTTTGCTTGGCAAGATTACATGGGCGAATAAAGATATTAGTCCTGATCCTGTTATTCTCAAGTCAGACGGACTTCCGACTTATCATCTTGCGAATGTTATTGATGATTATTTAATGAAAATTACTCATGTTTTAAGGGCCCAAGAATGGGTCTCTTCAGGTCCATTACATGTGCTTCTTTACAAGGCTTTTAAATGGGATTTGCCTATTTATTGTCACCTTCCAATGGTTATGGGAAATGATGGTCAAAAATTAAGTAAAAGGCATGGATCAACAGCTTTAAGGCAATTTATTGAAGATGGGTATCTCCCAGAAGCTATTATTAATTATGTTACTTTGCTTGGGTGGTCTTATGATGATAAGAGAGAATTTTTTTCAAAAAAGGACCTTGAGCAATTTTTTTTAATTGAAAGGATTAATAAATCTCCTGCGATTTTTGATTATCATAAGTTGGATTTTTTCAATAGTCACTATATTAGAGAAAAGAAGGATGAAGATTTGTTTAATCTTTTGCTTCCTTTTTTTCAAAAAAAAGGATATGTTTCTAAGCTTGGTACTTTAGAAGAGGTTCAAAAATTAAAATTATTAGTTCCTCTTATAAAGAGTAGAATTAAAAAGTTAAGTGATGCTTTAAACATGGCTAAATTTTTTTATGAGGACATTAAATCTTGGAATTTAGATGAGTTTTTGGGTAAGAAAAAAACAGCTAATGATGTTTATTCTATTTTAGAATTAATAAAGCCTATTTTAGAGGGATTTGAAAAAAGGTCGTCAGAAGAAAATGATAAAATTTTTTACGATTTTGCTGAGAAAAATGGTTTTAAATTGGGAGAAATTCTTCTTCCTATTAGAATTGCAGTGCTTGGCAGCAAAGTTTCTCCGCCGCTTTTTGATTCTTTAAAATTGATAGGTAAGTCTGAAGTTTTTAAAAGAATAAAATTAGCACAGGAATTTTTAAGAATAAATGTATAG
- a CDS encoding P31-23, protein MVEKIRLGFNIIFLGLFIYFLVILRFQMKLSFILFNYQFFVIYFLLVIVFNIIYSQYFSSRLYFILNGIEDTFTFLKLKMIRKKLKSIFEISILLRFILIKQDKKSLDELYFYLKDNRLGHKTIIELYSVLISFREKEKAFSLILNYKGSRNKWVKYCEALSMLSFEEHLKLKDLVNLLDKFFLKNDIFTIYFYYLLQKSKMSFDLLESKKIKIRNRYYKFKNRIDSKHTRLLRSNLFFVVFYYIYDFSKKDIFY, encoded by the coding sequence ATGGTAGAAAAAATACGCTTAGGTTTTAATATTATATTTCTTGGATTATTTATTTATTTTTTGGTAATTTTAAGATTTCAAATGAAATTAAGCTTTATTTTGTTTAATTATCAGTTCTTTGTAATCTATTTTTTATTAGTTATTGTTTTTAATATTATTTATTCTCAATATTTTTCTTCCAGGTTGTATTTTATTTTAAATGGAATAGAAGACACATTTACTTTTTTAAAGCTTAAAATGATTCGTAAGAAGCTTAAAAGTATTTTCGAAATATCTATTCTTCTTAGATTTATTTTAATAAAACAAGATAAGAAAAGTCTTGATGAGCTTTATTTTTATTTAAAAGACAATAGATTAGGACATAAAACGATAATAGAGCTTTATTCTGTTCTTATTAGCTTTAGAGAAAAAGAAAAGGCTTTTAGTTTGATTTTAAATTACAAGGGCAGTAGAAATAAGTGGGTGAAATATTGTGAGGCTCTTAGCATGTTGTCTTTTGAAGAGCACTTAAAACTAAAAGATTTGGTAAATCTTTTAGATAAGTTTTTTTTAAAAAATGATATTTTTACTATTTATTTTTATTATTTATTGCAAAAATCGAAAATGTCTTTTGATTTGCTTGAAAGTAAAAAAATTAAGATTAGAAATCGATATTATAAATTTAAAAATAGGATAGATTCTAAGCATACAAGGTTGCTTCGTTCGAATTTATTTTTTGTTGTTTTTTATTATATTTATGATTTTTCTAAAAAAGATATTTTTTATTGA
- a CDS encoding 5'-nucleosidase has product MILIISAMQEESEEINKMIDNKEEVVLNSCLENKRIYKGKISGKDVISLTTGIGKVNAATWSSQIISKYKITHIINSGSSGGIKENSNLKISDIIVSSEAAYYDFDLTKFGHKIGQVPNLPQKFKADEDLLKKVADIVESKLLNIDIHIGLILTGDQFVDNEKNLETIKKNFKDALAVDMEGAAIAQVAHMFKIPFIIIRSISDLPNSKDNHIDFNKFLQTSSINSSKMTKELIRLI; this is encoded by the coding sequence ATGATTTTGATCATATCAGCTATGCAAGAAGAATCAGAAGAAATAAATAAAATGATTGATAATAAAGAAGAAGTTGTATTAAACAGCTGCTTAGAAAATAAAAGAATTTATAAAGGGAAAATTTCGGGAAAAGATGTAATATCTTTAACTACAGGAATTGGAAAAGTTAACGCAGCAACTTGGAGTAGTCAAATTATATCTAAATACAAAATTACTCATATAATAAATTCTGGAAGTTCTGGTGGAATAAAAGAAAACTCTAACCTTAAAATATCAGATATCATAGTATCCTCAGAAGCAGCATACTATGACTTTGATTTAACCAAATTTGGACATAAAATAGGACAAGTCCCTAATTTACCACAAAAGTTTAAAGCAGATGAAGATCTGTTGAAAAAAGTTGCCGATATTGTTGAAAGCAAGCTTTTAAACATCGATATCCATATTGGCTTAATACTAACAGGAGATCAATTTGTTGACAATGAAAAAAATCTTGAGACAATCAAAAAAAATTTCAAAGATGCTTTAGCTGTAGATATGGAAGGAGCCGCAATAGCTCAAGTAGCCCACATGTTTAAAATACCATTCATAATAATCCGTTCAATTTCTGATTTACCAAACAGTAAAGATAACCATATAGACTTTAATAAATTTTTACAAACATCATCAATAAACTCTAGCAAAATGACAAAGGAGCTTATTAGGCTAATATGA
- a CDS encoding S-adenosylmethionine synthetase: MNKIIAANQTSTSEAVSEGHPDKIADQISDAILDEILKIDKNAQVACEVIIAQNLVVIAGEINSPVKKNIDIKEIAKNIIKDIGYTNIDYGLDYKTITVIDVIGNQSSDIISAIKKKGSTTLGAGDQGIIFGYACDETKNFLPAPYELANSILKKASNLRKSGAIEWLRPDSKSQVTIEYDKNRKPVKIKNIIVSHQHHPNISQKLIRQTIIEEIIKPTIQDKSMLDENTTYYINPSGNFVIGGPTGDTGLTGRKIIADSYGGFARHGGGAYSGKDATKVDRSAAYMARYIAKNMVAAGISKEFELQLAYAIGIENPISIQITAGINDPKYANKILNFIINNFDLTPNGIIEKLKLKQPIYLKTCTYGHFGKNEFEWEKLDFVKKIQTVLKK; this comes from the coding sequence ATGAATAAAATAATAGCAGCTAACCAAACTTCAACTTCCGAAGCTGTATCTGAAGGGCATCCAGATAAAATTGCAGATCAAATTTCTGATGCTATTCTTGATGAAATACTAAAAATAGATAAAAATGCACAAGTAGCTTGCGAGGTCATAATTGCACAAAATTTAGTAGTAATAGCAGGAGAAATAAATAGTCCTGTAAAAAAAAATATAGATATAAAAGAAATTGCTAAAAACATCATTAAAGACATAGGCTATACAAATATTGATTATGGACTTGATTACAAAACAATAACGGTAATAGACGTTATTGGCAATCAATCAAGCGACATTATAAGCGCAATTAAAAAAAAAGGATCTACTACCCTTGGAGCCGGTGATCAGGGAATAATATTTGGATATGCCTGCGATGAAACAAAAAATTTTCTACCTGCTCCTTACGAACTTGCCAACTCAATTCTAAAAAAAGCTAGCAATCTTAGAAAATCAGGAGCAATAGAATGGTTGAGACCCGACTCAAAATCTCAAGTTACAATAGAATATGATAAAAACAGAAAACCTGTAAAGATAAAAAATATTATAGTCTCTCACCAGCACCATCCAAACATCTCCCAAAAGCTAATAAGACAAACAATAATTGAAGAAATTATTAAGCCTACCATTCAAGACAAATCAATGCTTGATGAAAATACTACTTATTACATTAATCCTTCTGGAAATTTTGTAATTGGAGGGCCTACTGGAGACACGGGCCTTACAGGAAGAAAAATTATTGCTGATAGTTATGGAGGATTTGCAAGACACGGGGGAGGAGCATATAGCGGAAAAGACGCCACAAAAGTAGATAGATCGGCCGCCTACATGGCAAGATATATTGCAAAAAATATGGTAGCAGCCGGGATTTCTAAAGAATTTGAACTACAGCTTGCATATGCAATCGGAATTGAAAACCCAATATCTATTCAAATAACTGCAGGAATAAACGATCCCAAATATGCAAACAAAATACTAAATTTCATTATCAATAACTTTGATTTAACTCCCAATGGTATAATTGAAAAATTAAAACTAAAACAACCCATATATCTTAAAACTTGCACTTACGGCCATTTTGGAAAAAATGAATTTGAGTGGGAAAAACTAGATTTTGTAAAAAAAATACAAACGGTACTAAAAAAATGA
- a CDS encoding S-ribosylhomocysteinase: protein MKKITSFTVDHAKLKPGIYVSRKDIFENVIFTTIDIRIKAPNIEPIIENAAIHTIEHIGATLLRNNEVWAEKIVYFGPMGCRTGFYLVIFGNYESEDLVDLISWLFSEIINFSEPIPGASHKECGNYKEHNLDMAKYESAKYLQILNNIKEENLKYP from the coding sequence ATGAAAAAAATAACAAGCTTTACAGTAGATCATGCAAAATTAAAACCTGGAATATATGTCTCAAGAAAAGATATCTTTGAAAATGTAATATTTACTACAATAGACATTAGAATCAAAGCTCCTAACATTGAACCAATCATCGAAAACGCGGCAATACACACAATAGAGCACATAGGAGCAACTTTACTTAGAAATAATGAAGTTTGGGCTGAAAAAATAGTATATTTTGGTCCAATGGGCTGCAGAACTGGTTTTTACTTAGTGATTTTTGGAAACTATGAAAGCGAAGATCTTGTTGACTTAATATCATGGCTTTTTTCCGAAATTATAAACTTTTCAGAACCTATTCCAGGTGCAAGCCACAAAGAATGTGGAAATTACAAAGAACACAACCTTGATATGGCTAAATATGAATCTGCTAAATACTTACAAATATTAAACAATATTAAAGAAGAAAATCTAAAATATCCCTAG
- a CDS encoding diadenosine tetraphosphate hydrolase, producing MYNCIFCKIIKKELPCYKVYEDDLVLAFLDINPLSVGHTLVIPKEHSENLLSMDDKFNQRVLKVCKKISNALKKMNLSICSGINIHSSLGADAGQEVFHTHFHVIPRFKNDGFVFKRSDKLNLEVEKFKQLSIQISMNI from the coding sequence ATGTATAATTGTATTTTTTGTAAAATAATAAAGAAAGAGCTTCCTTGTTATAAAGTTTATGAGGATGATTTAGTTTTAGCATTCTTAGATATTAATCCTTTAAGCGTTGGTCATACTCTTGTTATTCCTAAAGAGCATAGCGAGAATTTATTGAGCATGGATGATAAATTTAATCAGAGAGTTTTAAAAGTCTGTAAAAAAATTTCAAATGCTTTAAAAAAAATGAATTTAAGCATTTGTAGCGGAATAAATATTCATTCTTCTTTAGGGGCTGATGCTGGGCAAGAGGTTTTTCATACCCATTTTCATGTAATTCCAAGATTTAAAAATGATGGTTTTGTTTTTAAAAGAAGTGACAAGCTTAACCTTGAAGTTGAAAAATTTAAACAGTTGTCTATTCAAATAAGTATGAACATTTAA
- a CDS encoding magnesium transporter: MIDIDELRIFLKQKSYSKIKEKFLKHDSFDISEALKRLNGSELILLYRFLPKKIAVETFSNFDQSTKNKLANSFTNKEISEMIDELNLDDVIDLLEEVPANVVQRFLASSTEENREIINKFLSYSDDSAGSIVTIEYVELKEDYTVGQALDYIRRVAKTKEDIYTYYITDDEKHLKGVIKIEDLILAKDDVILSSIMRNSGFYIVRVNDEKEDVALLFQKYDITSVPVVDNEGRMIGVIIIDDILEVIQSVNTEDFQMIAAVKPLDTSYLDTSILVMTKNRIIWLLVLMVSSTFTATIISSYQNLMLSLVILASFIPLLMDTSGNAGSQASALIIRELALGTVKIKDFFKVFLKEICVSILVGAILASVNFLRIVFFVAPQHSDKLKIAFVVSACLMVSLTVAKILGGLLPIVAKIFKLDPALMAGPLITTIADAITLIAYFNIAKWVLVSYAV, encoded by the coding sequence ATGATAGATATTGATGAATTGAGAATTTTTCTTAAACAGAAGAGTTATTCTAAAATTAAAGAAAAATTTTTAAAGCACGATTCTTTTGATATTTCTGAGGCTCTTAAAAGACTTAATGGGTCTGAATTGATTTTACTCTACAGATTTTTACCCAAGAAAATAGCAGTTGAAACTTTTTCTAATTTTGACCAATCTACGAAAAACAAATTAGCAAATTCTTTTACAAATAAAGAAATAAGCGAAATGATTGATGAGCTAAATCTTGATGATGTTATTGATCTTTTAGAAGAAGTTCCTGCAAATGTTGTTCAGAGATTTTTAGCAAGTTCTACAGAAGAGAATAGAGAGATTATTAATAAATTTTTGTCTTACAGTGATGATTCTGCCGGTTCAATTGTAACAATTGAGTATGTTGAGCTTAAAGAAGATTATACTGTTGGGCAAGCTCTTGACTATATTAGAAGAGTGGCTAAAACCAAAGAAGATATTTACACTTATTATATTACAGATGATGAAAAGCATTTAAAAGGAGTTATAAAAATTGAGGATTTAATATTAGCTAAAGATGACGTTATTCTTTCATCAATAATGAGAAATAGTGGATTTTATATTGTAAGGGTTAACGATGAGAAAGAAGATGTTGCGCTTCTTTTTCAAAAGTATGATATTACTAGTGTTCCTGTTGTTGATAATGAAGGAAGAATGATAGGGGTCATTATTATTGATGATATTTTAGAGGTTATTCAATCTGTGAATACTGAAGATTTTCAAATGATTGCTGCTGTTAAACCTTTGGATACATCGTATCTTGATACGTCTATTTTGGTTATGACTAAAAATAGGATAATTTGGCTTTTAGTTCTTATGGTATCTTCTACTTTTACAGCAACAATAATTTCAAGTTATCAAAATTTAATGTTGTCTTTAGTAATTTTGGCTAGTTTTATTCCCCTTTTAATGGACACTTCAGGTAATGCTGGTTCTCAGGCATCCGCATTAATAATTCGTGAACTTGCTCTTGGTACTGTCAAAATAAAAGATTTTTTTAAAGTTTTTTTAAAGGAAATATGTGTTAGTATTCTTGTGGGAGCAATTCTTGCTAGTGTTAATTTTTTAAGAATTGTATTTTTTGTGGCTCCACAACATTCTGATAAACTGAAAATAGCTTTTGTAGTTTCAGCTTGCTTGATGGTAAGTTTGACAGTAGCAAAGATATTGGGAGGTCTTTTACCCATTGTTGCTAAAATTTTTAAATTGGATCCGGCACTTATGGCAGGTCCTTTGATTACTACGATTGCAGATGCTATTACTTTGATAGCTTATTTTAATATAGCAAAATGGGTTTTGGTTAGTTATGCTGTTTGA
- a CDS encoding membrane protein has translation MGIVIFIFSILFISCFNENEIESSSSKIKISMLVDGILDDESFNSTANKALLRLEKDFPERIEKVFSKAASGVYSSYVSDLDNLKMNGSNLIWLVGYMLTDVSLSVPLENPKISYGIIDPVYSGDVRIPKNLIAVVFRIEQGAFLAGYIAAKKSVSGKIGFIGGVKGDIVDAFRYGYEAGAKYANKGIEIVSEYSNSFTDIGIGRVMADKMYSQGVDIIHFAAGLTGVGVIEAAKGLGDGYYVIGADQDQSHLAPKNFITSVIKNIGDALYLITSEYLENNSVWEGGRVVQMGLREGVVGLSNADEFEYIRVLERKIINKEIVVPYNQEGYEIFIEQVLKL, from the coding sequence ATGGGAATTGTAATTTTTATTTTCAGCATTTTATTTATTTCTTGTTTTAATGAGAATGAAATAGAATCTAGTTCGAGTAAAATCAAGATATCTATGTTGGTAGATGGTATTCTTGATGATGAATCTTTTAATTCGACTGCTAATAAGGCTTTATTGCGTTTGGAAAAGGATTTCCCAGAAAGAATTGAAAAAGTTTTTTCTAAGGCTGCTTCTGGAGTTTATTCTAGCTATGTTTCAGATCTTGATAATTTAAAAATGAATGGTTCAAATTTGATTTGGCTTGTAGGGTATATGCTTACAGATGTTTCTTTATCTGTTCCGTTAGAGAATCCAAAAATTAGTTACGGAATAATAGATCCTGTTTATAGTGGTGATGTGCGGATTCCTAAAAATTTGATTGCTGTTGTTTTTAGAATAGAGCAAGGCGCTTTTTTGGCTGGCTATATTGCGGCTAAAAAGAGTGTTTCTGGAAAAATAGGTTTTATAGGAGGAGTAAAAGGAGACATAGTAGATGCATTTCGTTATGGTTATGAAGCTGGTGCAAAGTATGCTAATAAAGGTATAGAGATTGTAAGTGAATACTCTAATTCGTTTACTGATATTGGTATTGGTAGAGTGATGGCTGATAAAATGTATTCTCAAGGAGTAGATATAATTCACTTTGCAGCCGGTTTGACAGGAGTCGGTGTTATTGAGGCTGCAAAAGGACTTGGCGATGGTTACTATGTTATTGGAGCTGATCAAGATCAATCCCATCTTGCTCCTAAAAATTTTATTACTTCTGTTATTAAAAACATTGGTGACGCGTTATACTTGATTACTAGTGAATATCTTGAGAATAATAGCGTTTGGGAAGGTGGTAGGGTTGTTCAAATGGGATTAAGAGAGGGTGTTGTTGGTTTATCCAATGCAGATGAATTTGAGTACATAAGAGTTCTTGAAAGGAAAATAATCAATAAAGAGATTGTTGTTCCTTATAATCAGGAAGGATATGAGATTTTTATAGAGCAAGTATTAAAGCTGTAG